A DNA window from Hordeum vulgare subsp. vulgare chromosome 1H, MorexV3_pseudomolecules_assembly, whole genome shotgun sequence contains the following coding sequences:
- the LOC123448738 gene encoding uncharacterized protein LOC123448738: MEELDEFEVLWPEYYAGLAHADDDQHKPLPLASSVHAQSAATPWQRRAARSRPVDVPPTPSRAAVLLLRWKDGTDHDDLAGKDGGGKKIIVPPHLLVSGRRLSDGEAAAACTLLRSGAARHGKRARDLRHLRNSVLRMTGFIEG; encoded by the coding sequence ATGGAGGAGCTCGACGAGTTCGAGGTGCTCTGGCCGGAGTACTACGCCGGCCTCGCCCACGCCGACGATGACCAGCACAAGCCGCTGCCGTTGGCGTCGAGCGTGCACGCGCAGAGCGCGGCCACGCCGTGGCAGCGGCGCGCGGCACGGTCTCGGCCGGTGGACGTTCCTCCCACTCCCAGCAGGGCCGCCGTGCTGTTGCTACGGTGGAAAGACGGTACTGACCATGACGACTTGGCGGGGAAGGACGGCGGTGGGAAGAAGATCATCGTGCCGCCGCACCTGCTGGTCTCCGGCAGGCGGCTGTCCGACGGGGAGGCCGCGGCGGCGTGCACGCTGCTGCGGTCGGGGGCGGCGAGGCACGGCAAGCGGGCGCGCGACCTGCGCCACCTGCGCAACTCCGTGCTGCGGATGACCGGCTTCATCGAAGGATGA